One Aneurinibacillus migulanus genomic region harbors:
- a CDS encoding CYTH domain-containing protein: protein MPKKEQELKLLVTKETYDSLLTYADPDAPVLQQTNYYFDMPDFYMGKNGVMLRVREENGAWVLCAKIKQKSESAAVSSIELEQEIPANVFEAGRNNPEILVNLLPKEGQDAIRRLVSPSTLIIRGTLRNERRELNLIEGYTCELDRTSFPEDHIEYELEIEGMENEAACQHVMDAISSLGYSFTVNQKSKYQRLQEAISPFSS from the coding sequence ATGCCAAAAAAAGAACAGGAATTGAAATTGCTTGTAACAAAAGAAACATACGATTCGTTGCTGACTTATGCCGATCCGGATGCGCCTGTACTGCAGCAAACCAATTATTACTTTGACATGCCCGATTTTTATATGGGCAAAAACGGGGTCATGCTGCGAGTGCGGGAGGAAAATGGAGCATGGGTACTGTGCGCAAAAATAAAGCAAAAAAGCGAATCAGCAGCTGTATCTTCTATTGAATTAGAACAAGAAATCCCAGCCAATGTTTTTGAAGCGGGGCGTAACAATCCGGAAATACTGGTAAACCTGCTGCCGAAAGAAGGGCAAGACGCTATCCGCCGATTGGTATCGCCTTCCACTCTCATCATACGTGGCACGCTCCGCAACGAGCGACGAGAACTGAATCTCATCGAAGGATATACATGCGAGTTGGATCGCACATCGTTTCCTGAGGACCATATCGAGTACGAGCTCGAAATCGAAGGCATGGAAAATGAAGCCGCTTGTCAACATGTGATGGACGCGATCTCCTCGCTGGGATATTCTTTTACAGTCAATCAAAAAAGCAAATATCAACGGTTGCAGGAAGCGATAAGCCCATTTTCATCTTAA
- a CDS encoding TerC family protein — translation MEFFSAEFFSALLAILVIDLVLAGDNAIVIGLAARRLPKEQQKKVIIWGTVGAILIRIFATLIVVWLLNIPGLLLVGGLLLIWIAYKLLVEEKNHDHIKAEEGLWAAIRTIVIADAVMGLDNVLAVAGAAHGSFLLVVLGLLISVPVVVWGSTLIIGWIERFPSLIYVGSGVIAWTAAKMIIDEPFIASYFDANPVLKWGFTLILIAGVLLAGRRKKQGKTATNS, via the coding sequence ATGGAGTTTTTCTCAGCAGAATTCTTCTCAGCGCTGCTCGCTATCCTGGTAATCGATTTGGTGCTTGCGGGTGATAACGCGATCGTTATCGGCCTAGCCGCAAGGCGCCTGCCGAAGGAGCAACAAAAGAAGGTCATCATCTGGGGAACGGTCGGAGCCATTCTCATCCGTATTTTCGCTACGCTGATTGTGGTCTGGTTGTTAAATATTCCTGGCTTGTTGTTAGTCGGCGGACTACTGCTTATCTGGATTGCCTATAAGCTATTAGTTGAAGAGAAGAACCATGATCATATTAAGGCGGAAGAAGGTCTGTGGGCCGCGATTCGTACCATTGTTATTGCCGACGCAGTAATGGGCCTGGATAACGTTCTAGCTGTAGCTGGTGCGGCACACGGAAGTTTTCTTCTGGTAGTACTCGGCTTGCTGATTAGCGTACCTGTTGTCGTCTGGGGAAGTACGCTCATTATCGGCTGGATTGAACGTTTTCCTTCACTTATATATGTTGGGTCCGGCGTCATCGCATGGACCGCAGCAAAAATGATCATCGACGAGCCGTTTATCGCCAGCTACTTCGATGCCAACCCAGTATTGAAATGGGGCTTTACCCTCATACTTATCGCAGGGGTTCTGCTTGCAGGCAGACGAAAAAAACAGGGAAAAACGGCGACTAACTCCTGA
- a CDS encoding dicarboxylate/amino acid:cation symporter has product MKRLGLLPKLLLAILLGICIGTVSPKLVIEITATFNGIFGNFLGFVIPLIIIGFVAPGIGELGRGAGKLLVITAGIAYASTIVAGLIAYITGSAVLPNILEVGSMSMSAKNPEESLVAPLFKVGMPPIMDVMTALLLAFTLGLGIAAIKGDTLKKLMDDFQQIVEKLITGLIIPLLPLHIMGIFANMTYAGQVATIMSVFAKVFVMIIVLHIVILLVQYLLGGAVAGGNPFRLLKNMMPAYFTAIGTQSSAATIPVTLRQTKKNGVQEGPADFVVPLCATIHLSGSTITLVSCAMAVMMLNGMNTSFGALFPFILMLGVTMVAAPGVPGGAVMAALGLLESMLHFDPTLTSLMIALYLAQDSFGTACNVTGDGAIALMVNKISGNKLTPQE; this is encoded by the coding sequence ATGAAGAGGCTAGGTCTATTGCCGAAGTTGCTGCTGGCAATTTTATTGGGGATTTGCATCGGAACGGTAAGTCCGAAATTGGTTATCGAGATTACCGCAACATTTAATGGTATCTTTGGCAACTTTCTTGGTTTTGTTATCCCGCTCATCATCATCGGTTTCGTCGCGCCGGGTATTGGTGAGCTTGGGAGAGGTGCGGGTAAGCTGCTGGTGATTACAGCGGGAATCGCTTATGCTTCCACGATTGTTGCGGGATTGATTGCATATATTACGGGCTCTGCGGTTCTGCCTAATATTCTGGAAGTAGGTAGCATGAGCATGAGCGCCAAGAATCCAGAAGAATCGCTAGTAGCTCCGCTATTCAAAGTGGGTATGCCTCCAATAATGGACGTGATGACAGCGCTGTTGTTGGCCTTTACGCTAGGGCTTGGCATCGCTGCGATTAAAGGGGACACACTGAAGAAATTAATGGATGATTTCCAGCAAATCGTAGAAAAGCTGATCACAGGCTTGATTATTCCATTGCTCCCATTACATATTATGGGTATTTTCGCTAATATGACATATGCGGGGCAGGTAGCAACCATTATGTCGGTATTTGCGAAAGTGTTCGTGATGATTATTGTGTTGCATATTGTTATTCTGCTTGTTCAATACTTGCTTGGTGGTGCAGTGGCGGGCGGAAATCCGTTCCGTCTGCTCAAGAATATGATGCCTGCCTACTTTACGGCGATTGGTACGCAGTCTTCAGCAGCTACTATTCCGGTAACGCTGCGTCAAACAAAAAAGAACGGTGTCCAGGAAGGACCCGCTGATTTTGTAGTGCCGCTCTGTGCAACAATACACTTATCAGGCAGTACGATTACGTTAGTAAGCTGTGCAATGGCGGTAATGATGCTAAACGGCATGAACACATCATTTGGTGCATTGTTCCCGTTCATTCTTATGCTGGGTGTAACGATGGTAGCGGCACCGGGTGTACCGGGCGGTGCAGTAATGGCAGCGCTAGGTCTATTAGAGTCGATGCTACATTTCGATCCGACACTGACCTCACTTATGATTGCCCTGTATTTAGCACAAGATAGCTTCGGTACTGCCTGCAATGTAACGGGAGATGGCGCGATTGCGCTAATGGTTAACAAAATTTCTGGGAATAAGTTAACCCCACAGGAATAA
- a CDS encoding 1-acyl-sn-glycerol-3-phosphate acyltransferase — translation MLNAFRLLLARIYFREIRIYGQENLPASGMTLFVSNHRNGAIDGYVLLKMLPACRAIVGRNLTGSWFLRLFFGGQIEVYRKAENTEQKVWNRERLQEAALAMRQGRPVLIFPEGTSELGPHLLPVKKGAAFICHTLLQEAGDAEMLSIVPLGLHYEEGWRFRSAAEIHIGPPMHVTRASTRNLAALTETMRQSLMNVSENFADEEEQRQGESFASMLRYHGVSRKSHLTFCRMWAEGLVSEKRRERFLHLYRHEDLLRYQNTPLVAQGGAWKYTAAYYMLLPIFLLAYVLNLLPLLGAYIAARKMADDTNVVALWRILVGTPLFAIQCFLYIVLGLIFCPLPVLGWLLVMYVIITGAGLCLLDVWRRIGVRGRNGTSARHHEILSFCKEFME, via the coding sequence TTGTTAAATGCTTTTCGGTTGCTGCTGGCCCGTATTTATTTTCGGGAGATCCGTATATATGGACAGGAGAATCTTCCTGCTTCTGGAATGACGCTGTTTGTTAGTAACCATCGGAATGGAGCGATTGATGGATACGTGTTGTTGAAGATGCTGCCTGCATGTCGTGCGATTGTTGGCCGAAACCTAACAGGCTCTTGGTTTTTGCGACTTTTTTTCGGTGGACAAATCGAGGTGTATCGCAAGGCAGAGAATACGGAGCAAAAAGTATGGAATCGCGAGAGGCTACAAGAAGCCGCCCTGGCGATGCGCCAGGGTCGGCCGGTACTTATTTTTCCTGAAGGTACGAGTGAGCTGGGACCGCATCTGCTTCCTGTTAAGAAGGGAGCGGCCTTTATTTGTCATACGCTGCTTCAAGAGGCGGGGGATGCAGAGATGTTGTCGATCGTTCCTCTTGGCTTGCATTATGAGGAAGGCTGGCGTTTTCGCAGTGCGGCGGAAATCCATATTGGTCCGCCGATGCATGTTACTAGAGCGTCGACACGTAATCTGGCGGCTTTGACAGAAACGATGCGGCAAAGCCTGATGAATGTGAGCGAGAATTTTGCCGATGAAGAGGAGCAACGTCAAGGTGAATCATTCGCTTCCATGCTTCGATATCACGGAGTAAGCAGGAAGTCACATCTGACTTTTTGCCGTATGTGGGCAGAGGGGCTCGTATCGGAGAAGAGGCGCGAACGCTTTCTTCACCTCTATCGTCATGAGGACTTGCTGCGTTATCAGAATACTCCTCTGGTGGCTCAGGGGGGAGCGTGGAAATACACTGCTGCGTACTATATGCTACTCCCGATATTCTTACTTGCATATGTCCTGAATCTGCTTCCGTTGCTTGGTGCATATATAGCTGCAAGGAAGATGGCGGACGACACGAACGTTGTTGCGCTATGGCGGATTCTAGTGGGTACCCCGCTTTTCGCGATTCAATGCTTCCTATACATAGTGTTGGGTCTGATTTTTTGCCCACTGCCTGTTCTTGGTTGGTTGCTTGTGATGTATGTAATTATAACAGGCGCCGGGCTTTGTCTATTGGATGTCTGGCGTCGTATCGGTGTCCGGGGACGTAACGGAACGAGTGCCAGGCACCATGAGATTCTTTCATTTTGTAAGGAGTTTATGGAATGA
- a CDS encoding phosphatase PAP2 family protein, translating into MRITMNHFAPFYFRRVLLHEYFMSLLFLQILVRLAFNAYFGKWFVLYAIVLGVYWFLIYYGQRTLAPVANRIRLLWNVIMMNFAFTSIKEIIPIWGMDPADGMLASIDRMLVGGDLSLLLQKWYSAPLTEVMSIGYLSFLVALFTTFIVYGFWASLDKLALFCAGIFTLYGIGITGYTLIPGEGPFVHFATSYTKELTGYFFTGWNAEIVKAGSAKYDVFPSLHVGVGLFLLMFYYAHNRRVFYLYLVPFVFIVLSTLYLRYHYFIDLVVGAFFSVFSYHIAKALYKKEIEGMGRYDLHYRI; encoded by the coding sequence ATGAGAATAACGATGAACCATTTCGCACCTTTTTATTTTCGGCGGGTGTTACTTCATGAATATTTCATGAGTCTGTTGTTCCTGCAGATTCTCGTACGGCTTGCTTTCAACGCTTATTTCGGAAAGTGGTTTGTGCTGTATGCTATTGTGTTGGGAGTCTATTGGTTTCTGATTTATTATGGACAGCGAACGCTTGCTCCAGTGGCCAACCGAATTCGACTTCTGTGGAACGTGATTATGATGAACTTTGCGTTTACTAGCATTAAAGAAATTATACCGATCTGGGGCATGGACCCGGCAGATGGTATGCTAGCTAGTATCGATCGCATGCTTGTAGGCGGAGACTTAAGCTTGCTGTTGCAGAAATGGTATAGCGCACCGCTTACTGAAGTGATGAGCATTGGCTACCTTTCTTTTCTGGTAGCATTGTTTACTACCTTTATCGTTTACGGCTTCTGGGCTTCCCTTGATAAGCTTGCGCTATTTTGCGCCGGGATTTTTACATTGTATGGCATCGGAATTACCGGTTATACGCTCATTCCTGGCGAGGGGCCGTTTGTCCACTTCGCGACTTCCTACACGAAAGAGCTAACTGGCTATTTCTTTACAGGATGGAATGCCGAAATTGTTAAAGCGGGCTCAGCTAAGTATGACGTTTTTCCAAGCCTACATGTTGGCGTCGGTCTATTCCTGCTTATGTTTTATTATGCACATAACCGACGTGTCTTCTATTTGTACCTTGTTCCGTTTGTGTTTATTGTGCTGTCTACCTTGTATTTGCGTTACCATTATTTTATAGACTTGGTAGTCGGTGCGTTTTTCAGTGTATTCTCCTATCATATTGCGAAGGCATTGTACAAAAAAGAAATAGAAGGGATGGGAAGATATGACTTACATTACCGGATTTGA
- a CDS encoding PEP/pyruvate-binding domain-containing protein — protein MTYITGFDRMLSIEEDGGKGHHLKQLTSFGFNVPEGIVVGAHFYREYYAKPPVFTYEDEAALASQCEEMAEKVRMTPLPGAFTRELEEHLKRFPAGGRYAVRSSSTYEDLAGAAFAGQHDTFLNIAPDKIAEKVQACFASLWQKHAVLYRRYQGFEQDGASMAVVIQRMIEAEVAGVAFSVDPVSGNLDYVLIEGNYGVGESVVGGEAVTDSWIVDAVKGEIVERRISEKEYYVVPVEGGVQTRPLPPEYRATPCLSDERILEIARITKKIEGEFQSPQDVEWAYADSKLYILQSRPQTTIPPRFTRDESAERFPEPLTPLTWSYVEDAFNASLEHSLRLMNVHLPTRPWFALRNCYVYGNQNAVKLLAMNKPIQLRTVDSLVDELTFIEEKFRWVMELPNTWTRDLDTYLIRIGKLSAASFQGFTAIDFQRHFKELFGIARAYFLPNIAISMTQGFLTRTLLEYIAAVKGDIYEAQTVLKQIITASGTKTGQINRELYELAKRVKQSPELLSLLAGGGEQALIGLERFPEFDKAFRTFIDNYGHREISFDYYKPTWAEAPEVVLDLIYLAATSRKRENAGKKEQVGKMASLKATQELLAQSPKPLRYFVNELVRLTLTYTYIDDLEHFQTTRVNLLARKAVGALGSRLVEAGQLADAYDLFFLVKEELESIDSFELSIELQEKIALRKEAYLRACDQEPVWDLTKEAEASDVEKNAEEDDALLRGVPGSPGECEGEIYIVRGPEDFAKMPDQSILVARTTNPAWTPLFYKAKALITESGGPLSHGAVTAREVGIPAVMCIRGALTKFVNGERIRLDGKKGVVQKLGVQTQAPMS, from the coding sequence ATGACTTACATTACCGGATTTGACCGTATGCTGAGCATAGAGGAGGATGGGGGGAAGGGCCATCACCTTAAACAATTGACGTCCTTCGGCTTCAATGTACCGGAAGGCATCGTTGTCGGCGCTCATTTCTACCGTGAATATTATGCGAAGCCGCCTGTATTTACATATGAAGATGAAGCGGCGCTGGCAAGCCAATGCGAGGAGATGGCAGAGAAAGTACGGATGACACCGTTGCCTGGGGCCTTCACTCGGGAATTGGAGGAACACTTGAAACGTTTCCCGGCTGGAGGACGGTATGCTGTGCGCTCTTCTTCTACGTATGAAGATTTGGCGGGTGCGGCGTTTGCCGGGCAGCACGATACGTTTCTTAACATAGCGCCGGATAAGATAGCGGAAAAGGTACAGGCATGCTTCGCTTCCCTCTGGCAGAAGCATGCTGTGTTGTATCGCCGTTATCAGGGATTTGAACAAGATGGTGCATCTATGGCTGTCGTTATTCAACGCATGATTGAAGCTGAAGTAGCTGGTGTAGCCTTCTCCGTCGATCCTGTGAGCGGCAATCTGGATTATGTACTGATTGAAGGGAATTACGGGGTAGGAGAATCAGTCGTAGGCGGGGAAGCTGTGACTGATTCATGGATTGTCGACGCTGTGAAGGGTGAGATTGTCGAACGCCGGATAAGCGAGAAAGAATATTATGTTGTGCCAGTCGAAGGCGGGGTGCAGACACGTCCCCTGCCTCCTGAGTACCGGGCAACCCCCTGCCTCTCTGATGAACGAATTCTTGAAATCGCCCGTATAACAAAAAAAATAGAAGGTGAGTTTCAGTCTCCGCAAGATGTGGAGTGGGCGTATGCCGATAGCAAACTGTATATTTTGCAATCCCGGCCACAGACGACGATTCCGCCCCGTTTCACACGGGATGAGTCTGCTGAACGATTCCCTGAACCGCTCACACCATTGACATGGTCTTATGTGGAAGATGCGTTCAATGCTTCACTGGAGCATTCCCTTCGCCTGATGAATGTTCATCTGCCGACAAGGCCTTGGTTCGCTTTACGTAATTGCTATGTGTATGGTAACCAGAATGCCGTCAAATTGCTTGCTATGAACAAGCCTATCCAGTTACGGACGGTTGATTCTCTTGTTGACGAGCTGACATTCATCGAAGAGAAATTCCGCTGGGTAATGGAGCTGCCGAATACATGGACACGAGATCTGGATACATATCTTATCCGTATAGGAAAGCTTAGTGCTGCTTCGTTCCAGGGATTTACCGCTATTGATTTTCAGCGGCATTTTAAGGAGCTATTCGGTATAGCCAGGGCGTATTTTCTTCCAAATATTGCGATTTCGATGACGCAGGGATTCCTGACACGAACATTGCTTGAGTATATTGCGGCGGTAAAAGGGGACATATACGAAGCGCAGACAGTGCTAAAGCAGATTATTACCGCTTCTGGTACGAAAACCGGACAGATTAACCGGGAGTTGTATGAATTGGCGAAGAGGGTAAAACAGTCGCCAGAATTGCTGTCCCTGCTCGCAGGAGGGGGAGAACAGGCGCTTATCGGACTGGAGCGTTTTCCAGAATTCGATAAGGCATTCCGCACGTTTATTGATAACTATGGCCATCGAGAGATTAGCTTTGATTATTATAAGCCGACATGGGCGGAAGCTCCCGAGGTTGTATTGGATTTAATTTATTTGGCTGCCACGTCACGTAAGCGGGAAAATGCCGGGAAGAAGGAGCAGGTAGGCAAGATGGCGAGCCTGAAGGCGACTCAGGAGCTGTTGGCTCAGTCACCGAAACCATTGCGTTATTTCGTAAATGAGCTGGTTCGTCTAACGCTCACTTATACGTACATTGACGACCTGGAACACTTCCAGACTACGCGGGTGAATTTACTGGCACGCAAGGCCGTTGGTGCGCTTGGAAGCCGATTGGTGGAAGCCGGGCAATTGGCTGATGCTTACGATTTGTTCTTCCTAGTGAAAGAAGAACTGGAATCCATCGACTCATTCGAATTGTCCATCGAATTACAGGAAAAAATAGCGCTTCGTAAGGAGGCGTATTTACGGGCGTGCGATCAGGAACCTGTATGGGATTTAACAAAAGAAGCGGAAGCATCGGATGTAGAAAAGAATGCGGAGGAAGATGATGCATTGCTGCGTGGTGTTCCGGGTAGCCCGGGAGAATGCGAAGGAGAAATCTACATTGTACGCGGTCCGGAAGATTTCGCTAAGATGCCGGACCAGTCTATTCTTGTAGCACGCACGACGAATCCAGCCTGGACACCGTTGTTTTACAAAGCGAAGGCATTGATCACGGAGTCCGGTGGACCGCTTTCTCATGGGGCCGTTACGGCACGGGAAGTCGGCATTCCAGCCGTTATGTGCATTCGTGGTGCGCTTACAAAATTTGTGAACGGCGAGCGCATTCGTCTGGACGGCAAGAAGGGAGTTGTCCAAAAGCTTGGCGTCCAGACGCAGGCCCCTATGTCTTAA
- a CDS encoding HesB/YadR/YfhF family protein — translation MKLTIDPAAIQWFRKEMDIKQGDAVRFFARMGGCSTVQSGFSLGIAKEQPKEIGVSTEEDGITFFIEKEDVWYLDNSELTVTYNAERDEIEFR, via the coding sequence ATGAAACTTACAATTGACCCTGCGGCCATACAATGGTTCCGTAAAGAGATGGATATCAAACAAGGAGACGCCGTCCGCTTCTTTGCCCGGATGGGTGGCTGCAGTACAGTACAAAGCGGTTTTTCACTTGGTATTGCTAAGGAACAGCCGAAAGAAATCGGCGTCTCGACCGAAGAAGATGGCATAACATTCTTCATCGAAAAAGAAGATGTCTGGTATCTCGATAATTCCGAACTAACTGTCACATACAACGCGGAACGGGATGAGATCGAATTTCGTTAA
- a CDS encoding DUF3993 domain-containing protein yields MKRIRRRILSGCLVLLLSATFTTVAEASTETSQSLQEQAALAKKNALAQPKLVGPTTKKKIYDTLLPYFTKNYIEAFIKENFLETEKGLIKK; encoded by the coding sequence ATGAAAAGAATAAGAAGACGGATATTGTCGGGTTGTCTCGTACTGCTGCTTTCCGCCACTTTCACCACCGTTGCGGAGGCGTCCACAGAAACCAGTCAGTCTTTGCAAGAACAGGCTGCTCTTGCAAAGAAAAATGCGCTTGCCCAACCTAAACTGGTCGGACCTACTACCAAGAAAAAGATATATGATACCTTGCTTCCTTATTTCACGAAGAATTATATCGAAGCATTTATTAAAGAGAACTTTTTGGAAACAGAAAAAGGACTAATTAAAAAGTAA
- a CDS encoding DMT family transporter: MTRVSPYALLVLANLLWGGNFVIGRAIAESLPPYTLSFLRWCTALLVFLPFAWPNVRKEWPIVRKHMPTVIFMALTGVAGFNTLLYIALHYTTSINASLVNSSTPIVICILSFFMLRERLNKNQTVGIILSLAGVLFILSKGSLATLFAFSFNIGDLLVIAALICWSIYSVLVKRYTGILPGYSTFLICIIIGIGILFPFFIYEAFITHVPITWSFGSLLTVLYTGIFASIVAFISWNSAVSQVGPGKAGIFLNLIPVFASVFAILFIDERLTWYQAAGGIFVVLGVYISTRITSPSGSGPLPLEQSAGANRS; the protein is encoded by the coding sequence ATGACGCGTGTTTCTCCTTATGCGCTGCTTGTGCTGGCCAATCTATTATGGGGTGGAAACTTTGTGATTGGACGGGCTATTGCGGAAAGCTTGCCTCCATACACACTCTCATTTCTACGCTGGTGTACCGCTCTTCTAGTATTCCTTCCGTTCGCCTGGCCGAATGTGCGCAAAGAATGGCCTATCGTGCGTAAGCACATGCCTACTGTGATTTTCATGGCATTGACTGGTGTGGCGGGATTTAACACATTATTGTATATTGCACTGCATTATACAACATCGATTAATGCTTCACTCGTCAACTCGTCTACACCGATCGTCATTTGTATCCTTTCTTTTTTTATGCTGCGTGAGCGTTTAAACAAAAATCAGACGGTCGGGATTATTTTATCACTCGCCGGGGTGTTATTCATTCTATCTAAAGGCTCGCTTGCAACACTGTTTGCCTTCTCTTTCAATATCGGCGATTTGCTTGTGATTGCCGCCCTGATTTGCTGGAGTATTTATTCTGTTCTTGTCAAGCGGTATACCGGTATCTTACCCGGCTACAGCACTTTTCTTATATGTATCATTATCGGTATTGGCATCCTGTTTCCTTTCTTTATTTACGAGGCGTTCATTACTCACGTTCCGATTACATGGTCGTTTGGTTCTTTATTGACTGTATTGTATACAGGGATATTCGCTTCCATTGTAGCCTTTATCTCCTGGAACTCGGCCGTATCGCAGGTAGGCCCGGGTAAAGCGGGCATCTTTCTTAATTTAATTCCAGTCTTCGCATCCGTATTTGCTATTCTTTTCATTGATGAACGGCTGACATGGTATCAAGCGGCTGGTGGAATATTCGTAGTGCTCGGCGTCTATATCTCTACACGTATAACAAGCCCTTCCGGTAGCGGTCCTTTGCCACTGGAACAAAGTGCCGGGGCAAATAGGTCCTGA
- a CDS encoding polysaccharide deacetylase family protein, which translates to MLRFLLPVVKPCSAPVMIARCLSYISIILNLILGARTIKGAVTVSIIFFILFIIYTSLQAYTYRNTARHLEKIQQEKKELQAANKKLAGELKKIKQNMKKTSQQSPNKKVAYLTFDDGPSSNTSAILSILDHYKIKATFFVIGNQSERGKHMYKRIVAEGHAIGLHSYSHEYRTIYVSPTAFHQDFNQIRELVYQLTGQKPNIIRFPGGSNNHISRKYGGKNLMHTLIQQMTREGYRYFDWNVDSRDAERVTQSRDIIIQSVLQGSKNKQKTIILLHDSQVKTTTVEALPAIIEGLRKQGFSFDVLTDQSFTYHFAPSS; encoded by the coding sequence ATGTTACGTTTTTTACTCCCTGTTGTCAAACCTTGCAGCGCCCCCGTCATGATCGCTCGTTGCCTGTCATACATATCTATAATACTGAATCTTATACTGGGGGCGAGAACGATTAAAGGCGCGGTTACGGTTAGTATTATCTTTTTTATCCTGTTTATTATCTACACTTCTCTCCAGGCATACACGTACCGGAATACCGCACGTCACCTGGAGAAAATACAACAAGAAAAAAAAGAACTTCAGGCAGCTAATAAAAAACTTGCCGGTGAATTAAAAAAAATAAAACAAAATATGAAAAAAACATCACAGCAAAGTCCAAATAAAAAAGTGGCTTACTTAACGTTCGATGACGGTCCTTCCTCCAATACATCTGCTATTCTTTCCATATTGGATCATTACAAAATTAAAGCTACATTCTTTGTAATAGGCAACCAATCGGAACGCGGTAAGCACATGTATAAACGTATCGTGGCAGAAGGACACGCTATCGGTCTTCATTCTTATTCACACGAATACCGCACAATCTACGTCTCGCCTACCGCTTTCCATCAAGACTTCAATCAAATTCGTGAGCTTGTCTATCAATTGACAGGACAGAAGCCAAATATTATCCGCTTTCCGGGCGGTTCCAACAACCATATAAGCCGTAAGTATGGGGGAAAAAACTTAATGCATACTCTTATACAGCAAATGACCAGGGAAGGCTATCGCTACTTCGACTGGAATGTCGATTCCAGAGATGCTGAACGTGTCACTCAGTCACGGGATATCATTATCCAATCTGTTCTGCAAGGCAGTAAAAACAAACAAAAAACCATTATCTTACTGCATGATTCACAAGTAAAGACCACAACTGTAGAGGCGCTCCCTGCTATCATTGAAGGGCTGCGCAAGCAGGGATTTTCCTTTGACGTATTAACCGATCAATCATTTACCTACCACTTTGCGCCCTCTTCTTAA